CAGGTCAAAAGCCGCGATGCCCTGCGCGCGGCCTTGCCGCAGGCCGATGTGCTGGTCACCTCGCATCTGTGGCAAGACGACATGCTGCCCACCGCCGGGCGGCTGGTCTATGTGCAGTCGATCAGTTCCGGCACCGAACGCTTCGGGCTGGATGGGTTGCGCGACCGGGGGGTGCTGCTGGCCTCGGGCCAGGGCGTCAACCGCAATGCCGTGTCGGAACATGCCATCGGCCTGCTCTTGTCGCTGACCCGCCAGCTGGCCCTGTCGCGCGATGATCAGGCGGCGCGGCGCTGGCGGCGGATGCAGCCGGACCCGGCCCTGCGCCCCGAGGAACTGCCGGGCAAGACGATGCTGCTGGTCGGCCTTGGTGCCATCGGCGACCGTATCGCCATGCTGGCCCGCGCCTTTGGCATGACCGTCATCGGCGTGCGCCGCGATCCCTCGCGCGGCAAGGGGCAGGCGGACGAGGTGCACAGCTTTCGTGACCTTGCCGCGCTGATCCCGCGTGCCGATGTGGTGCTGATGGTCTGCCCGCTGACCGACGATACCCGCAACCTGCTGTCGGCCGAGGCCATCGCCCGGCTGAAACCCGGCGCCCATGTCATCAACGTCGGCCGTGGTGCCTGCATCGACGAACCCGCGCTGGTCGCCGCGCTGCAACAGGGGCGCATCGCAGGGGCGGGGCTGGATGTGATGGTCGAGGAACCGCTGCCCGCCACCTCGCCCTTGTGGGACATGCCCAACGTGATCCTGACCCCGCATGTCGCCGGCGATACGCGGATCTACGAAGGCAACGTGCTGGCTGTCCTGATGCGCAACCTGGACCGGCTGTGGGCCGGGGATGCGGCGCTGGAAAACCGCATCGTCTGACCTGCCGGCGGCGCCCTACCCCTGGGCGGCGCCGCGCACCTGGACCAGCCGGGCGA
The Gemmobacter sp. DNA segment above includes these coding regions:
- a CDS encoding D-2-hydroxyacid dehydrogenase, yielding QVKSRDALRAALPQADVLVTSHLWQDDMLPTAGRLVYVQSISSGTERFGLDGLRDRGVLLASGQGVNRNAVSEHAIGLLLSLTRQLALSRDDQAARRWRRMQPDPALRPEELPGKTMLLVGLGAIGDRIAMLARAFGMTVIGVRRDPSRGKGQADEVHSFRDLAALIPRADVVLMVCPLTDDTRNLLSAEAIARLKPGAHVINVGRGACIDEPALVAALQQGRIAGAGLDVMVEEPLPATSPLWDMPNVILTPHVAGDTRIYEGNVLAVLMRNLDRLWAGDAALENRIV